In a genomic window of Saccharothrix sp. HUAS TT1:
- a CDS encoding GNAT family N-acetyltransferase encodes MEIRSTTEQDREAFAGTLYTAFGRFPGAPTAGDSVWWSSLDMDRGVLATADGRPVGTAAACSFELTLPGGNLVPVAGVTAVGVLPSHRRRGVLSAMMRHQFAELRARGEFLSVLLATEATIYGRFGYGPATHTRRLTVPRSRAAFAEPRARGAADTGTVEVLRRDECGEILEEVYDRYRRAQPGALLRPHRWWASGAGQPPVSLAPRYIAVHRDAAGVPDGYAAYSLDEPDTLVVDETVAVDDAAYTALARFALGHDLVARVVFKHFPPEHPLRRQLADFRAAEPSRETDWLWVRPLDVPRALAARGWSADGELVLDVEDPFLAERGRYLLTARGGEAGCAPTDREPDLSLDVRDLGSVYLGGVSPSALVRAGHVRAHHPEAAALADALFRAERPPHCLHWF; translated from the coding sequence ATGGAGATCCGTTCCACGACCGAGCAGGACCGGGAGGCCTTCGCCGGCACGCTCTACACCGCGTTCGGCCGCTTCCCCGGCGCACCGACCGCCGGCGACTCGGTCTGGTGGTCGTCGCTCGACATGGACCGCGGCGTGCTCGCCACGGCGGACGGGCGGCCCGTCGGCACCGCCGCCGCGTGCTCCTTCGAGCTCACCCTGCCCGGCGGGAACCTCGTGCCGGTCGCCGGGGTGACCGCCGTCGGCGTCCTGCCGTCGCACCGCCGCCGGGGCGTGCTCAGCGCGATGATGCGGCACCAGTTCGCCGAACTGCGGGCGCGGGGCGAGTTCCTGTCCGTGCTGCTGGCCACCGAGGCCACGATCTACGGCCGGTTCGGCTACGGACCGGCGACCCACACGCGCCGGTTGACGGTGCCGCGCTCCCGGGCCGCCTTCGCCGAGCCCAGGGCGCGCGGGGCGGCCGACACCGGCACGGTCGAGGTGCTGCGGCGCGACGAGTGCGGCGAAATCCTGGAGGAGGTCTACGACCGGTACCGCCGCGCGCAGCCCGGCGCGCTGCTCCGGCCGCACCGCTGGTGGGCGTCGGGCGCGGGCCAACCGCCGGTGTCCCTGGCGCCGCGCTACATCGCCGTGCACCGGGACGCCGCCGGTGTCCCGGACGGCTACGCCGCCTACTCGCTCGACGAGCCCGACACCCTGGTGGTCGACGAGACGGTCGCCGTGGACGACGCCGCCTACACGGCCCTGGCCCGGTTCGCGCTCGGCCACGACCTGGTCGCCCGGGTGGTGTTCAAGCACTTCCCGCCCGAGCACCCGCTGCGCCGGCAGCTCGCGGACTTCCGCGCGGCCGAGCCGAGCCGCGAGACCGACTGGCTGTGGGTGCGACCGCTGGACGTCCCGCGCGCCCTGGCCGCGCGCGGCTGGTCGGCGGACGGCGAGCTGGTGCTCGACGTCGAGGACCCGTTCCTCGCCGAACGGGGCCGCTACCTGCTGACCGCCCGGGGCGGCGAGGCCGGCTGCGCCCCGACCGACCGGGAGCCCGACCTGTCCCTGGACGTGCGGGACCTGGGCTCGGTCTACCTCGGCGGCGTCTCCCCGAGCGCGCTGGTGCGGGCCGGGCACGTCCGGGCCCACCACCCGGAAGCCGCCGCCCTCGCCGACGCCCTCTTCCGCGCCGAACGCCCACCGCACTGCCTGCACTGGTTCTGA
- a CDS encoding ABC transporter permease has translation MRPRALLSGREPAIVIALVVVVAVTAAVRPAFLDAQGLHDLFLNASVIALLAIGQALLVITRNIDLSVGSVMGLTAFLSGQLFLADRTTPVVLVLVAGMALGAACGAVNGALVAVAKVPALVVTLGTLYVFRGLDYGWAGATGVRQVNADRVSPEFLAFGSGSVLGVPNLTLIALAALLVTGWALRDFRSGRELYAIGSNPEAARLAGIPAGRRVFTAFVVSGALVGLAGVLHAAYFGTVNASVGTGRELAVVAAVVVGGVAIFGGSGSVRGAVLGALLLTTITSALPVLGVPAFWQRAVDGAALLPAISLDRAVMLRPTARLRRERGRGRA, from the coding sequence ATGAGGCCGCGCGCGCTGTTGTCCGGGCGCGAGCCGGCCATCGTGATCGCGCTCGTCGTGGTCGTCGCGGTGACCGCGGCGGTGCGGCCCGCGTTCCTCGACGCGCAGGGCCTGCACGACCTGTTCCTCAACGCCTCCGTCATCGCCCTGCTGGCGATCGGGCAGGCGCTGCTGGTGATCACCCGCAACATCGACCTGTCCGTCGGCTCGGTGATGGGGCTGACCGCGTTCCTGTCCGGGCAGCTGTTCCTCGCCGACCGGACCACGCCGGTCGTCCTGGTGCTGGTGGCCGGGATGGCGCTCGGCGCGGCCTGCGGCGCGGTCAACGGCGCGCTGGTCGCGGTCGCCAAGGTGCCGGCCCTGGTGGTCACCCTGGGCACGCTGTACGTGTTCCGCGGCCTCGACTACGGCTGGGCCGGTGCGACCGGCGTGCGGCAGGTCAACGCCGACCGGGTGTCGCCGGAGTTCCTGGCGTTCGGCAGCGGCTCCGTGCTGGGCGTGCCGAACCTGACCCTGATCGCGCTCGCCGCGCTGCTGGTGACCGGGTGGGCGCTGCGCGACTTCCGGTCCGGCCGCGAGCTGTACGCCATCGGGTCCAACCCGGAGGCCGCGCGGCTGGCGGGCATCCCGGCGGGCAGGCGGGTGTTCACCGCGTTCGTGGTGTCCGGCGCCCTGGTCGGCCTCGCCGGCGTGCTGCACGCGGCGTACTTCGGCACCGTCAACGCCTCCGTCGGCACGGGCCGCGAACTCGCCGTCGTGGCCGCGGTCGTGGTGGGCGGCGTGGCGATCTTCGGCGGCAGCGGCTCGGTGCGGGGCGCGGTGCTCGGCGCGCTGCTGCTGACCACGATCACCAGCGCGTTGCCGGTGCTCGGCGTGCCCGCGTTCTGGCAGCGCGCGGTCGACGGGGCGGCGCTGCTGCCGGCCATCTCGCTGGACCGGGCCGTGATGCTCCGGCCGACCGCCCGGCTGCGCCGGGAGAGGGGGCGCGGCCGTGCGTGA
- a CDS encoding ABC transporter permease translates to MRERVLRWEVVLVLLCGAVFAFGSTGTPGFADAGNVGFLLQDFAEVALPAMALLPIVLTGGIDLSVASVLGFCSALTGVLWDAGVPFETVVPLVLVAGVLLGAVNAGLIVRFGLPALAVTIGTLGLYRGLAYAVLGDGAVTGFPENYRPFATDVIPGTFLPYTAIPVLAVVLLAAVVVHHTPVGRALYAIGLGEQTARFSGIRVDRLRFALYLVSGLLCAVASLIYTLRYNSARADNANGLELVAVTAVLLGGVSIFGGRGTVLGVATALLLMAGLRNALFLNDVTNEVQNVVNGLLLIVSVLVPVAANRLRGRVTGCRDRAADQPGG, encoded by the coding sequence GTGCGTGAACGGGTGTTGCGCTGGGAGGTGGTGCTGGTCCTGCTGTGCGGCGCGGTGTTCGCGTTCGGCTCGACCGGCACGCCCGGGTTCGCCGACGCGGGCAACGTCGGCTTCCTGCTGCAGGACTTCGCCGAGGTGGCGCTGCCGGCGATGGCGCTGCTGCCGATCGTGCTGACCGGCGGGATCGACCTGTCGGTGGCGTCGGTGCTCGGCTTCTGCTCCGCGCTGACCGGCGTGCTGTGGGACGCGGGCGTGCCGTTCGAGACGGTCGTGCCGCTGGTGCTGGTCGCGGGCGTGCTGCTGGGCGCGGTCAACGCGGGCCTGATCGTGCGGTTCGGGCTGCCCGCGCTGGCCGTCACGATCGGCACGCTCGGCCTGTACCGGGGGCTGGCGTACGCGGTGCTCGGCGACGGCGCGGTCACCGGCTTCCCGGAGAACTACCGGCCGTTCGCGACCGACGTCATCCCCGGCACGTTCCTGCCGTACACCGCTATCCCGGTGCTGGCGGTCGTGCTGCTGGCCGCCGTCGTCGTGCACCACACGCCGGTGGGGCGCGCGTTGTACGCCATCGGGCTCGGCGAGCAGACCGCGCGGTTCTCCGGCATCCGGGTGGACCGGCTCAGGTTCGCCCTGTACCTGGTGTCCGGCCTGCTGTGCGCAGTGGCGTCGCTGATCTACACGCTGCGCTACAACAGCGCCCGCGCGGACAACGCCAACGGCCTCGAACTGGTCGCGGTGACCGCCGTGCTGCTCGGCGGTGTGTCGATCTTCGGCGGTCGCGGCACCGTGCTGGGCGTGGCGACCGCCCTGCTGCTGATGGCCGGGCTGCGCAACGCGCTGTTCCTCAACGACGTGACCAACGAGGTGCAGAACGTCGTCAACGGCCTGCTGCTGATCGTCTCGGTGCTCGTGCCGGTGGCCGCGAACCGGCTGCGCGGCCGCGTGACCGGGTGCCGCGACCGCGCCGCCGACCAACCAGGAGGATGA
- the rhaS gene encoding rhamnose ABC transporter substrate-binding protein has product MTRSTTGNTPKAAAVALALVLVAGCGGTTKDSTAGSDAGSGTGTARTADPGAPVQEGLKVAFLPKEVDNPYEIIMDKGGIEAVAEVRGEGKEVGPSDASASSQVSYINTLVRQRQDAIVIAANDPNAVAPALKDAMAKGIAVVTVDSDAAPDARQVFVNQADSEDIGRSQIELISAQVGGRGKIAILSATPNATNQNTWIGFMRDELAEPEHAGLELVEVAYGDDDDQKSFQETQALLRSTPDLKGIVSPTTVGISAAARYLSSSPHKGKVALTGLGTPNQMRQFVKDGTVAEFALWDPGQLGYLAGHAAVALASGRITGAEGEKLTAGKLGERTIGANGEIILGPPTTFNAGNIDQFDF; this is encoded by the coding sequence ATGACCCGCTCCACGACCGGGAACACCCCGAAAGCGGCAGCCGTCGCGCTCGCGCTCGTGCTGGTCGCGGGGTGCGGTGGGACGACCAAGGACTCCACGGCGGGCTCGGACGCGGGCAGCGGCACCGGGACGGCCAGGACCGCCGACCCGGGCGCGCCGGTCCAGGAGGGCCTGAAGGTCGCGTTCCTGCCCAAGGAGGTCGACAACCCCTACGAGATCATCATGGACAAGGGCGGCATCGAGGCCGTCGCCGAGGTGCGCGGCGAGGGCAAGGAGGTCGGCCCGTCGGACGCCTCGGCGTCGTCGCAGGTGTCCTACATCAACACGCTGGTGCGGCAGCGGCAGGACGCGATCGTGATCGCGGCCAACGACCCGAACGCCGTCGCGCCCGCGCTGAAGGACGCCATGGCCAAGGGCATCGCGGTGGTGACCGTCGACTCGGACGCCGCTCCCGACGCGCGCCAGGTGTTCGTGAACCAGGCCGACTCCGAGGACATCGGCCGCTCGCAGATCGAGCTGATCTCGGCGCAGGTCGGTGGCCGGGGCAAGATCGCCATCCTGTCCGCGACGCCGAACGCCACCAACCAGAACACGTGGATCGGGTTCATGCGGGACGAGCTGGCCGAGCCCGAGCACGCGGGGCTGGAGCTGGTCGAGGTGGCGTACGGGGACGACGACGACCAGAAGTCGTTCCAGGAGACGCAGGCGCTGCTGCGGTCCACCCCCGACCTGAAGGGGATCGTGTCGCCGACGACGGTCGGCATCTCGGCCGCCGCGCGGTACCTCTCGTCGTCGCCGCACAAGGGGAAGGTCGCGCTGACGGGGCTGGGCACGCCGAACCAGATGCGGCAGTTCGTCAAGGACGGCACGGTCGCGGAGTTCGCGCTGTGGGACCCCGGTCAGCTGGGCTACCTCGCCGGGCACGCGGCGGTGGCGCTCGCGTCCGGGCGGATCACCGGCGCGGAGGGGGAGAAGCTGACCGCCGGCAAGCTCGGCGAGCGGACCATCGGCGCGAACGGCGAGATCATCCTCGGGCCGCCGACGACGTTCAACGCGGGCAACATCGACCAGTTCGACTTCTGA
- a CDS encoding cellulase family glycosylhydrolase, with the protein MRGTLRRIRRRVGLLATGMASLLAGVGVVAVTDAQAAAGCRVAYSVPTQWQGGFSGNVGITNLGDPINGWRLTWTFPSGQAVTQAWNATVTSSGSQVTATNVGYNAGIPTNGTVSFGFNGSWTGSNTAPTSFALNGVTCTGSTTPTSTTTTTTTTTTTTTPPAGDAMARVAEMQPGWNLGNSLDAVGSDETAWGNPRITEALLDNVRAQGFKSIRIPVTWSAHQGGAPNYTIEAAYLARVKEVVGWALADGFYVMINIHHDSWQWINAMPTDRTTVLARYNAAWTQLASAFRDASPKLMLESVNEPQFANSSGDAQNAQLLDELNKSFHRIVRASGGNNATRLLVLPTLHTSSEQARVDELVATFTALNDPNLIATFHFYGYWPFSVNVAGGTRFDAAVQKDLTDSFDRVATAFVSRGIPVILGEYGLLGFDRHTGTVQQGEKLKFFEFLGHYARTKKITTMLWDNGQHLGRTSFQWSDPELIAQIKSSWTTRSGTASSDQVFSAKSSAVTDKSLTLNLNGTSFVGLRHGSTDLVRGTDYTVSGDQLTIKAAAITRLSGSRAYGVNATLSARFSAGVPWRINLVTHDAPVLQNATGTTSAFAIPTAFRGDQLATMEAKYADGSNAGPHNWTSFKEFDVTFAPDYTANTTALKPEFFAEVADGSRVTLTFHYWSGAKATYHVTKSGTSVTGSTS; encoded by the coding sequence ATGCGCGGCACACTGAGAAGAATTCGCCGGCGGGTCGGCCTGCTGGCGACCGGAATGGCCTCGTTGCTCGCCGGCGTGGGTGTTGTCGCGGTGACCGACGCCCAGGCGGCGGCGGGTTGCCGGGTGGCGTACTCGGTCCCGACCCAGTGGCAGGGCGGCTTCTCCGGCAACGTCGGCATCACCAACCTGGGCGACCCGATCAACGGGTGGCGGCTGACGTGGACGTTCCCGTCCGGCCAGGCGGTCACCCAGGCGTGGAACGCCACGGTCACGTCGTCGGGCAGCCAGGTCACCGCGACCAACGTCGGCTACAACGCGGGCATCCCGACCAACGGCACGGTCTCGTTCGGCTTCAACGGCTCGTGGACGGGCTCGAACACGGCTCCGACGTCGTTCGCGCTCAACGGCGTGACCTGCACCGGCAGCACCACGCCGACGTCGACCACGACCACCACCACGACGACGACCACCACGACCACCCCGCCGGCGGGCGACGCCATGGCGCGGGTCGCGGAGATGCAGCCGGGCTGGAACCTCGGCAACTCGCTCGACGCCGTCGGCTCCGACGAGACCGCGTGGGGCAACCCGCGGATCACCGAGGCGCTGCTCGACAACGTCCGGGCGCAGGGCTTCAAGAGCATCCGCATCCCGGTGACGTGGAGCGCGCACCAGGGCGGCGCGCCGAACTACACCATCGAGGCGGCGTACCTGGCGCGGGTCAAGGAGGTGGTCGGCTGGGCGTTGGCCGACGGCTTCTACGTGATGATCAACATCCACCACGACTCGTGGCAGTGGATCAACGCGATGCCGACCGACCGGACCACCGTGCTGGCCCGCTACAACGCGGCCTGGACGCAGCTCGCCTCCGCGTTCCGGGACGCCTCGCCGAAGCTGATGCTGGAGAGCGTCAACGAGCCGCAGTTCGCCAACAGCTCCGGTGACGCGCAGAACGCGCAGCTGCTGGACGAGCTGAACAAGTCGTTCCACCGGATCGTGCGCGCCTCGGGCGGCAACAACGCCACCCGCCTGCTCGTGCTGCCCACCCTGCACACGTCGTCCGAGCAGGCCCGGGTGGACGAGCTGGTGGCCACGTTCACCGCGCTGAACGACCCGAACCTGATCGCGACGTTCCACTTCTACGGCTACTGGCCGTTCAGCGTGAACGTGGCGGGCGGCACCAGGTTCGACGCCGCCGTGCAGAAGGACCTGACCGACTCGTTCGACCGGGTGGCCACCGCGTTCGTGTCCCGGGGCATCCCGGTGATCCTCGGCGAGTACGGCCTGCTCGGCTTCGACCGGCACACCGGCACGGTCCAGCAGGGCGAGAAGCTGAAGTTCTTCGAGTTCCTGGGCCACTACGCGCGGACCAAGAAGATCACCACCATGCTCTGGGACAACGGCCAGCACCTGGGCCGCACCTCGTTCCAGTGGAGCGACCCGGAGCTGATCGCGCAGATCAAGTCGAGCTGGACCACCCGGTCCGGCACGGCCTCGTCGGACCAGGTGTTCAGCGCCAAGTCCTCGGCGGTCACCGACAAGTCGCTGACGCTCAACCTGAACGGCACGTCGTTCGTCGGCCTGCGCCACGGCAGCACCGACCTGGTGCGCGGCACCGACTACACCGTCAGCGGCGACCAGCTGACCATCAAGGCCGCCGCGATCACCCGGTTGAGCGGGTCGCGGGCGTACGGCGTGAACGCCACGCTGTCGGCCCGGTTCTCGGCGGGCGTGCCGTGGCGGATCAACCTGGTCACCCACGACGCCCCGGTGCTGCAGAACGCGACCGGGACGACGAGCGCGTTCGCCATCCCGACCGCCTTCCGCGGCGACCAGCTCGCCACGATGGAGGCCAAGTACGCGGACGGCTCCAACGCCGGGCCGCACAACTGGACGTCGTTCAAGGAGTTCGACGTCACGTTCGCCCCGGACTACACCGCCAACACCACCGCGCTGAAGCCCGAGTTCTTCGCGGAGGTCGCGGACGGCTCGCGGGTGACGTTGACGTTCCACTACTGGAGCGGCGCGAAGGCGACCTACCACGTGACGAAGTCCGGCACGTCGGTCACCGGCTCCACCTCCTGA
- a CDS encoding ABC transporter substrate-binding protein yields MLLPKIGVVLATTGRLADLGAPVEFVATRLTWPVEVLLRDSGSTPEGARAATASLVEAGVRVVLTSGGTATLPAVVDACAELDVPCLSTSLPWQVFDAGRRSGAAFHFCWGVDDIATVFADLWEHLGPERTVGCVWNDGPQGAALRKWFAPVATARGHHLVDLRYREGSGSVPGVGDVEVVTSAATAADLAAVVRARRPWLVTCSRWLTYPFGVSRHGLDRVATIVSWTPGHEHVGRGGRTPRDLARAYEGATGSPWLQPLGLAHALFEVAVHAVGEADASTTVADVLARTRLATVAGVLDWTAGPAPGVATVPLAGGQWRAGPRPSLAVVDNRRSPLVPVSGELEF; encoded by the coding sequence GTGCTGCTCCCGAAGATCGGGGTCGTCCTCGCGACGACCGGACGGCTCGCGGACCTCGGCGCGCCGGTGGAGTTCGTCGCCACCCGCCTGACGTGGCCCGTCGAGGTGCTGCTGCGCGACAGCGGCTCGACGCCCGAGGGCGCGCGTGCGGCGACGGCGTCGCTGGTCGAGGCGGGCGTCCGGGTCGTGCTGACGTCGGGCGGCACGGCGACGCTGCCCGCGGTGGTGGACGCCTGCGCCGAGCTCGACGTGCCGTGCCTGTCCACGTCGCTGCCCTGGCAGGTGTTCGACGCCGGTCGGCGGTCGGGCGCGGCGTTCCACTTCTGCTGGGGCGTGGACGACATCGCGACCGTGTTCGCCGACCTGTGGGAACACCTCGGCCCGGAGCGGACCGTCGGGTGCGTGTGGAACGACGGGCCGCAGGGCGCCGCGCTGCGGAAGTGGTTCGCGCCCGTCGCCACCGCGCGCGGGCACCACCTGGTCGACCTGCGGTACCGGGAGGGCAGCGGCTCGGTGCCCGGCGTCGGCGACGTCGAGGTGGTGACCAGCGCCGCGACCGCCGCCGACCTCGCCGCCGTGGTGCGCGCCCGCCGTCCCTGGCTGGTGACGTGCTCGCGGTGGCTGACCTACCCGTTCGGCGTCTCCCGGCACGGGTTGGACCGGGTCGCGACGATCGTGTCCTGGACGCCGGGGCACGAGCACGTCGGCCGCGGCGGGCGGACGCCGCGCGACCTGGCCCGCGCCTACGAGGGGGCGACCGGCTCGCCGTGGCTGCAGCCGCTCGGGCTCGCCCACGCGCTGTTCGAGGTGGCGGTGCACGCCGTGGGCGAGGCCGACGCGTCCACCACCGTCGCCGACGTGCTGGCGCGGACGCGGCTGGCGACCGTCGCCGGGGTGCTCGACTGGACCGCGGGACCCGCGCCCGGCGTGGCCACCGTCCCGTTGGCGGGAGGGCAGTGGCGCGCCGGCCCGCGGCCGTCGCTGGCGGTCGTGGACAACCGGCGCTCGCCGCTCGTCCCGGTGTCCGGCGAGCTGGAGTTCTAG
- a CDS encoding SDR family NAD(P)-dependent oxidoreductase, whose amino-acid sequence MTRTAVVTGGGTGIGKAVAEVGARAVAFDATDPAQVEAAPAELPERVDVLVNNAGGNAARRLPAPEGLADVRGLWPANFESNVLSAVLVTAALEPRLADDARVVTIGSIAARRGSGGYGAAKAAVEAWTADLAFALGGRGITVNVVAPGVTEETEFFGGTLSPERRRKLVGNPANGRAGKPSDVAAAVAFLTSPDAGHITGQVIGVNGGSGLGR is encoded by the coding sequence ATGACGAGGACAGCGGTCGTGACCGGTGGTGGCACGGGTATCGGCAAGGCGGTAGCGGAGGTGGGTGCCCGCGCGGTCGCGTTCGACGCCACCGACCCGGCTCAGGTGGAGGCGGCGCCGGCCGAGCTGCCCGAGCGGGTGGACGTGCTGGTGAACAACGCCGGCGGCAACGCGGCCCGCCGCCTTCCCGCGCCGGAGGGGTTGGCGGACGTGCGCGGGCTGTGGCCGGCGAACTTCGAGTCGAACGTGCTGAGCGCCGTGCTGGTGACCGCCGCCCTGGAGCCGCGGCTGGCCGACGACGCCAGGGTGGTCACGATCGGCTCCATCGCGGCCCGGCGGGGGTCCGGTGGCTACGGGGCGGCGAAGGCCGCCGTCGAGGCGTGGACCGCGGACCTGGCGTTCGCGCTGGGCGGTCGCGGCATCACGGTCAACGTGGTCGCGCCGGGGGTGACCGAGGAGACCGAGTTCTTCGGCGGGACGCTGTCCCCGGAGCGCCGCCGGAAGCTGGTGGGCAACCCCGCCAACGGCCGCGCGGGCAAGCCGTCCGACGTCGCCGCCGCGGTCGCGTTCCTGACCTCGCCGGACGCGGGCCACATCACCGGCCAGGTCATCGGCGTGAACGGCGGCTCCGGCCTGGGCCGCTGA
- a CDS encoding serine hydrolase domain-containing protein encodes MDIDHWQHRLAELCEAHQVPGASLAVLVDGEVHEWAAGVLHRGTGVPVTTDSLFQIGSITKLYTATLIMQLVAEGRLDLDAPVVSVLTGFAVADPAATKTITTRQLLCHTSGMDGDFFHDTGRGDDCLAAYVAACAGLRQNHPPGATMSYCNSGFTVLGRIVEVLTDQVWDDALRERLLDPIGADRTATLPEDVLRFRSALGHLGEPGDEPVPSRVWGLARSVGPAGTINATAADVLRFARVHLDGGLAADGTRVLAAEQVAAMREPQVEMPARAATRTCWGLGWALFDWPGGPVIGHDGATVGQKAFLRVVPAAGVAIALLTNGGVPAEVYQRLFTELLTEHAGVVVPRFEPPAEPPEVDLSRYVGWYPREGYEVEVTVRDGRLRLRGESTGELAEINAVTHADLVPVREGLFAARRNAHEPWAPVVFYPLPDGTPCLHFGMRAAARSED; translated from the coding sequence ATGGACATCGACCACTGGCAGCACCGACTCGCCGAACTGTGCGAGGCGCACCAGGTGCCCGGAGCGTCACTGGCGGTCCTGGTCGACGGGGAGGTCCACGAGTGGGCCGCCGGCGTGCTGCACCGCGGCACCGGGGTGCCGGTCACGACCGACTCGTTGTTCCAGATCGGCTCGATCACCAAGCTGTACACGGCCACGCTGATCATGCAGCTCGTCGCCGAGGGGAGGCTCGACCTGGACGCCCCGGTGGTGTCCGTGCTCACCGGGTTCGCGGTGGCCGACCCGGCGGCGACCAAGACCATCACGACCCGCCAGCTGCTGTGCCACACCAGCGGCATGGACGGCGACTTCTTCCACGACACCGGGCGCGGCGACGACTGCCTGGCGGCCTACGTCGCGGCGTGCGCCGGGTTGCGCCAGAACCACCCGCCGGGCGCCACGATGTCCTACTGCAACAGCGGGTTCACCGTGCTCGGCCGGATCGTCGAGGTGCTGACCGACCAGGTCTGGGACGACGCGCTGCGGGAACGCCTGCTCGACCCCATCGGCGCCGACCGCACGGCGACGCTGCCGGAGGACGTGCTGCGGTTCCGCTCGGCCCTCGGCCACCTCGGCGAACCCGGCGACGAGCCGGTGCCCTCCCGGGTGTGGGGCCTGGCCCGCTCGGTCGGACCGGCCGGGACGATCAACGCCACCGCCGCCGACGTGCTCCGCTTCGCGCGGGTGCACCTGGACGGCGGCCTGGCGGCGGACGGCACGCGGGTGCTGGCCGCCGAGCAGGTGGCCGCGATGCGGGAGCCCCAGGTCGAGATGCCCGCCCGCGCGGCCACCCGCACGTGCTGGGGCCTGGGCTGGGCGCTGTTCGACTGGCCGGGCGGTCCCGTCATCGGCCACGACGGCGCGACGGTCGGCCAGAAGGCGTTCCTGCGGGTGGTGCCGGCGGCCGGGGTCGCGATCGCGCTGCTGACCAACGGCGGCGTGCCCGCGGAGGTCTACCAGCGGCTGTTCACCGAGCTGCTGACCGAGCACGCGGGCGTCGTGGTGCCGCGGTTCGAGCCGCCCGCCGAGCCGCCCGAGGTGGACCTGTCCCGCTACGTCGGCTGGTACCCGCGCGAGGGCTACGAGGTGGAGGTGACCGTGCGGGACGGGCGGCTGCGCCTGCGCGGGGAGAGCACCGGCGAGCTGGCCGAGATCAACGCGGTGACCCACGCCGACCTGGTGCCGGTGCGGGAGGGCCTGTTCGCGGCCCGGCGCAACGCGCACGAGCCGTGGGCGCCGGTGGTCTTCTACCCGCTGCCGGACGGCACGCCGTGCCTGCACTTCGGGATGCGCGCGGCGGCGAGGAGCGAGGACTAG
- a CDS encoding pentapeptide repeat-containing protein, protein MREPRALADLPYASYLERHDEEHLRPGGDYNVAHVADREFPGQAADNVRFSESALAAVKFTDGSLRRSRFNDVWLHGVQVIGTDLAEGGWLDAEVVNSAFAGVAMFGSGLSRVTFFGCKLVSVNLRGSTLREVAFVDCVLRDVDFTEADLTKVSFPGSTLEDIRFDQVKLTKVDLRDAAELGIRNGFGSLRGATITSAQALDLAPSFAQAFGIVVEDR, encoded by the coding sequence ATGCGGGAACCCCGGGCGCTCGCGGACCTGCCGTACGCGTCCTACCTGGAGCGCCACGACGAGGAGCACCTGCGGCCCGGCGGCGACTACAACGTCGCGCACGTCGCCGACCGCGAGTTCCCCGGCCAGGCGGCGGACAACGTGCGGTTCAGCGAGTCGGCGCTGGCCGCGGTCAAGTTCACCGACGGCTCGCTGCGCCGGTCGCGGTTCAACGACGTGTGGCTGCACGGCGTCCAGGTGATCGGCACCGACCTGGCCGAGGGCGGCTGGCTCGACGCGGAGGTGGTGAACAGCGCGTTCGCCGGGGTGGCGATGTTCGGGTCGGGGCTGAGCCGGGTGACGTTCTTCGGCTGCAAGCTCGTCTCGGTCAACCTGCGCGGCTCCACGCTGCGCGAGGTCGCGTTCGTGGACTGCGTGCTGCGCGACGTGGACTTCACCGAGGCCGACCTGACCAAGGTCTCGTTCCCCGGCTCGACGCTGGAGGACATCCGGTTCGACCAGGTGAAGCTGACGAAGGTGGACCTGCGCGACGCCGCCGAGCTGGGCATCCGCAACGGCTTCGGCTCGCTGCGCGGCGCGACGATCACCTCCGCCCAGGCGCTGGACCTGGCCCCGAGCTTCGCCCAGGCGTTCGGCATCGTCGTCGAGGACCGCTGA
- a CDS encoding PPOX class F420-dependent oxidoreductase codes for MTDMPFDPHALLQQSRLGVLATIKADGRPQLSPVMPSYDRAAGVIRVSTTAGTAKVANLRRDPRVALEVTSADGWTWATAEGTAALVGPGADPHGPEVEALVEYYRAAAGEHPDWDEYRSVMVSDRRVLITIEVDRVYGTRVG; via the coding sequence ATGACCGACATGCCGTTCGACCCGCACGCGCTGCTCCAGCAGAGCCGGCTCGGCGTCCTCGCCACCATCAAGGCCGACGGCCGGCCCCAGCTCTCGCCGGTCATGCCGTCCTACGACCGCGCGGCGGGCGTGATCCGGGTGTCGACCACCGCGGGCACCGCCAAGGTCGCGAACCTGCGCCGCGACCCGCGGGTGGCGCTGGAGGTCACCAGCGCCGACGGCTGGACCTGGGCCACGGCGGAGGGCACGGCGGCGCTCGTCGGTCCGGGCGCCGACCCGCACGGCCCCGAGGTGGAGGCGCTGGTCGAGTACTACCGGGCCGCGGCGGGCGAGCACCCCGACTGGGACGAGTACCGGTCCGTCATGGTGTCCGACCGCCGGGTGCTGATCACGATCGAGGTCGACCGCGTGTACGGCACCAGGGTGGGCTGA